A single window of Gossypium hirsutum isolate 1008001.06 chromosome A10, Gossypium_hirsutum_v2.1, whole genome shotgun sequence DNA harbors:
- the LOC107897468 gene encoding O-fucosyltransferase 36: MDRDSSDEDDARRNLTYQNDTTRSGFNVEGLEPQMRRRSKLTFHKGYLFALVLPLLIVFIYFSIDIRSLFTSDISSFKFNTVSSQIRESQLQALHLLNQQQSSLLSIWNHTLVNSNNITTVQFDDIKATLLTQITLNKHIQQILLSPYKAGDTLQNGTALDPSSAGYSFHRCRKVDQKFSERRTIEWKPRRNKFLFAICLSGQMSNHLICLEKHMFFAAILNRALVIPSSRFDYQYNRVLDIAHINDCIGKKVVVPFEDFMKLKKNHAHIDKFICYFSTPQPCYMDEEHLKKLKSLGISTGKLEAAWKNEDVKNPSRKTVKDVEEKFGSDDDVIAIGDVYFADVDRDWMLQPGGPIAHKCKTLIEPSKLILLTAERFIQTFLGSNFIALHFRRHGFLKFCNAKKPSCFYPIPQAADCITRMVERANSPVIYLSTDAAGSETGLLQSMIMLNGKTIPLVKRPPHNSAEKWDALLYRHGLEGDSQVEAMLDKTICAMASVFIGASGSTFTEDILRLRKDWGTASICDEYLCQGENPNFISGEE; this comes from the exons ATGGACCGAGATTCATCCGACGAAGACGACGCCAGACGAAACTTAACCTATCAAAACGACACCACAAGATCCGGTTTCAATGTCGAAGGGCTCGAACCACAAATGCGACGTCGTTCCAAGCTCACCTTCCACAAAGGTTATCTCTTCGCCCTTGTGCTCCCTCTGCTCATCGTCTTTATCTACTTCTCCATCGATATTCGCTCCCTCTTCACTTCCGATATCTCCTCCTTTAAATTCAATACGGTGTCGAGTCAAATCAGAGAATCCCAACTCCAAGCTCTTCACTTGTTGAACCAGCAGCAAAGTTCCCTTCTTTCTATCTGGAATCACACTTTGGTTAACTCTAATAACATCACGACCGTCCAATTTGATGATATCAAAGCCACATTGCTCACCCAGATCACGTTAAACAAACACATCCAGCAAATTCTATTATCCCCTTACAAAGCCGGAGACACCCTTCAAAACGGCACCGCTTTGGATCCCAGTTCTGCCGGTTACAGTTTCCACCGTTGCAGAAAAGTTGACCAGAAATTTTCTGAAAGAAGAACCATTGAATGGAAACCCAGACGGAATAAATTCTTGTTCGCGATTTGCTTGTCGGGTCAGATGAGTAACCATTTGATTTGCTTAGAGAAACATATGTTTTTCGCGGCGATTTTGAATCGGGCATTGGTGATTCCGAGTTCGAGATTCGATTATCAGTACAACCGGGTTCTGGATATCGCGCACATCAACGATTGTATTGGTAAAAAAGTTGTTGTACCATTCGAGGATTttatgaaattgaagaagaatCACGCTCACATTGACAAATTCATTTGCTATTTCTCGACCCCGCAGCCGTGTTACATGGACGAAGAGCATTTGAAGAAGTTGAAGTCGTTGGGAATTTCGACGGGGAAATTGGAGGCTGCTTGGAAGAATGAGGATGTTAAGAATCCGAGTCGAAAGACGGTCAAGGATGTGGAGGAGAAGTTTGGGTCTGATGATGATGTGATTGCAATTGGGGATGTTTATTTTGCCGATGTGGATAGAGATTGGATGTTGCAACCAGGCGGTCCGATTGCTCATAAGTGTAAGACGTTGATAGAGCCAAGTAAACTTATCTTGTTGACTGCTGAACGGTTCATTCAGACGTTCTTGGGTAGTAATTTTATCGCTCTTCATTTCCGGCGACACGGCTTCTTAAAGTTCTg CAATGCTAAAAAGCCAAGCTGCTTTTACCCTATTCCTCAAGCTGCGGATTGCATTACTCGGATGGTTGAAAGGGCCAACTCTCCAGTTATATACCTTTCAACAGATGCAGCAGGGAGCGAAACTGGTTTGCTGCAATCAATGATCATGCTGAATGGAAAGACTATACCACTGGTTAAACGTCCTCCTCATAATTCAGCTGAAAAATGGGATGCCTTATTATACAGACATGGCCTTGAAGGTGATTCTCAG GTGGAAGCTATGCTGGATAAGACCATCTGTGCCATGGCGAGTGTGTTCATCGGAGCCTCAGGTTCGACTTTCACGGAGGACATTTTACGACTCCGAAAAGACTGGGGAACGGCATCTATATGTGATGAGTACTTatgccaaggtgaaaacccaaatTTCATTTCAGGTGAAGAGTGA
- the LOC107897467 gene encoding uncharacterized protein, giving the protein MALLDIATAQPSLQSPLVPVRAQTVIHAQVLSNPWKSSPLPTRISFHVGYLENQSGKLQIKAVATLEPKCSVPKQGEHNNKSQLGGDSSPSPTQHEFLKTGDSDDELDEREKLRRMRISKANKGNTPWNKGRKHSAETLQRIRERTKLAMQNPKVKMKLVNLGHAQSKETREKIGEGVRMGWERRREKLMLQETCHFEWMNLIAEASRKGYLGEEELRWDSYKILDEQLTKEWLESVEQRKSMPRPKGSKRAPKSPEQRRKIAEAIAAKWADPDYRERVCSGLAKYHGIPSRAERKPKRKPAAGTQSKQSPPKRKASDKNYSSGSETISPIERLRIRRRNKPLYKDPMASSKLEMLKNLRAQRAAEELKKTEAVERARLLIAEAEKAAKALEVASMKSHVARASLIETRKLIAEAIQSIESIEIRHISSDENSGYISVDSAEPVSHVENKMQSESSGSDQAEQKEVNGTKHEEYNFSDFIFPKIVNGDNAKELTSPCSNNHSISTLNFESLINSDSSKQLNHLETNGMIQHEKNPMLNGIKVELKNDDVPSKAVAVTKKWVRGRLVEVTDEAS; this is encoded by the exons ATGGCTTTACTAG ATATTGCTACTGCTCAACCTTCCTTGCAAAGTCCACTGGTTCCAGTGAGGGCTCAAACCGTTATCCATGCTCAAGTTTTATCAAATCCATGGAAATCCTCCCCATTGCCTACGAGGATAAGTTTTCATGTAGGGTACCTGGAAAACCAAAGTGGGAAACTTCAGATTAAAGCTGTTGCAACCCTTGAACCCAAGTGTTCAGTTCCAAAACAAGGTGAACATAATAATAAGTCACAGCTTGGTGGTGATTCAAGCCCTTCACCAACTCAGCATGAATTTTTGAAGACCGGAGACTCGGACGATGAGTTGGACGAGAGGGAAAAGTTAAGACGGATGAGGATTTCTAAAGCAAATAAAGGAAACACACCTTGGAACAAAGGCAGGAAGCACAGTGCAG AGACCCTTCAACGGATAAGGGAGAGAACAAAGCTTGCAATGCAGAATCCTAAG GTCAAAATGAAGTTGGTTAACCTAGGACATGCTCAGAG CAAAGAAACAAGAGAAAAAATTGGAGAGGGAGTGCGAATGGGATGGGAAAGGCGCCGTGAGAAGTTAATGCTGCAGGAAACTTGCCACTTTGAGTGGATGAACTTGATTGCTGAAGCATCTAGAAAAGGCTATCTTGGTGAGGAAGAGCTACGGTGGGATTCTTACAAGATACTAGATGAGCAGTTGACAAAGGAGTGGTTGGAAAGTGTCGAACAAAGGAAATCGATGCCTAGACCAAAAGGTAGCAAGAGAGCACCAAAATCCCctgaacaaagaagaaaaattgcTGAAGCCATTGCTGCCAAATGGGCTGATCCT GATTACCGCGAGAGAGTTTGCTCTGGCTTGGCAAAATATCATGGCATTCCATCTAGGGCTGAAAGAAAACCGAAGAGGAAGCCAGCGGCTGGTACACAGTCCAAGCAGAGCCCTCCAAAGAGGAAAGCTAGTGATAAAAACTATTCTTCTGGTAGTGAGACTATAAGCCCAATTGAGCGGTTAAGGATACGAAGAAGAAATAAACCACTTTATAAGGATCCTATGGCAAGCTCCAAGCTCGAGATGTTGAAGAACTTAAGAGCACAAAGAGCAGCAGAAGAATTAAAGAAAACCGAAGCTGTTGAAAGAGCAAG GCTTTTGATTGCTGAAGCTGAGAAGGCCGCAAAAGCCCTTGAGGTCGCTTCAATGAAGAGCCATGTTGCTCGAGCTTCCCTTATTGAAACCAGAAAACTTATAGCCGAAGCAATTCAGTCAATTGAATCGATAGAGATCAGACACATTTCATCCGATGAGAATAGTGGATACATTTCTGTTGACTCGGCTGAACCGGTTAGCCATGTTGAGAACAAAATGCAATCAGAAAGCAGTGGTTCAGACCAAGCAGAACAGAAAGAAGTAAATGGGACTAAGCATGAAGAGTACAATTTCTCTGACTTTATTTTCCCGAAGATAGTGAATGGTGACAACGCCAAAGAACTTACTTCTCCATGCTCGAATAATCACAGTATATCAACTCTCAACTTTGAAAGTTTGATAAACTCTGATTCATCTAAGCAACTCAACCATTTGGAAACAAATGGGATGATCCAACATGAGAAGAATCCCATGCTAAATGGAATCAAAGTTGAGCTGAAGAATGATGATGTGCCGTCTAAAGCAGTCGCTGTAACTAAGAAATGGGTCCGTGGTAGGCTTGTTGAAGTCACTGACGAAGCTTCATAA